Proteins encoded together in one Prionailurus viverrinus isolate Anna chromosome B1, UM_Priviv_1.0, whole genome shotgun sequence window:
- the CB1H4orf19 gene encoding uncharacterized protein C4orf19 homolog, which yields MGCKCCKMIQSYLFDPVQVPSSGYVNEVNSCKVDEGGAGKWKGKQGSQVPGHQNELQSEGLKRTASRGRAGSGQEPRWPPPGSPPLGDTLGGPCADKAGSAVNGIGPAAPPQPTGDRGPHQGERGSCLSTANSAPPTAPFREGGGPGRRDSVLLPALRETHVVQSGDPRAALRAEGPALEVQDHDFQMPAPDYPPLRGSAGDTVDWEEKDGLPESHPEEGPPAGLHPRAGGHGLNMPFPLKRSWDSLNEAVATEALSVGFKEEDAAQAVPGVDSRTGWEDAPGSTADGSGDAVDEDAAVAEALAALEAATAGEDADEAD from the exons ATGGGGTGCAAGTGCTGTAAAATGATACAAAG CTATCTCTTCGATCCAGTTCAAGTGCCCTCCTCTGGCTACGTCAACGAGGTGAACAGCTGCAAGGTGGATGAAGGGGGCGCTGGTAAATGGAAAGGCAAACAGGGCAGCCAAGTCCCGGGGCATCAAAACGAGCTGCAGAGCGAGGGCCTGAAGAGGACGGCCAGCAGGGGCAGAGCTGGCAGCGGGCAGGAGCCCCGCTGGCCTCCCCCGGGATCGCCCCCTCTGGGGGACACGCTGGGGGGACCCTGCGCGGACAAGGCTGGCAGTGCCGTCAACGGCAtcggccccgccgcccccccgcaGCCCACTGGGGACCGTGGGCCCCACCAGGGCGAGAGGGGCTCCTGCCTCAGTACCGCCAACAGCGCCCCCCCGACTGCACCCTTCCGGGAAGGCGGGGGCCCCGGCAGACGGGACAGTGTGCTGCTGCCGGCCCTGCGAGAGACCCACGTCGTCCAAAGTGGGGACCCCAGAGCTGCTCTCAGGGCAGAAGGTCCTGCCTTGGAAGTACAAGACCACGACTTCCAGATGCCGGCCCCGGATTACCCTCCCCTTCGGGGCTCGGCTGGAGACACAGTTGACTGGGAAGAAAAGGACGGTCTTCCCGAGAGCCACCCTGAGGAGGGACCCCCGGCGGGCCTTCACCCCAGGGCCGGGGGGCACGGCTTGAATATGCCCTTCCCCTTGAAGAGAAGCTGGGATTCCTTAAATGAGGCCGTGGCAACAGAAGCCCTAAGTGTCGGCTTCAAAGAAGAGGACGCTGCTCAGGCCGTGCCCGGGGTCGATTCGAGAACTGGGTGGGAGGATGCGCCCGGCTCCACCGCAGACGGGAGTGGGGATGCGGTGGACGAGGACGCGGCGGTGGCCGAAGCCCTTGCGGCTTTGGAAGCGGCCACCGCAGGAGAAGACGCGGACGAGGCAGATTAG